Proteins encoded within one genomic window of Synechococcus sp. PCC 7335:
- a CDS encoding O-antigen ligase, with the protein MARIRTLSSGLTRNQLWFASMVCLPYVMYGVMLVIAYLIVTAMMQRGHQVWQKCIGTGFGWLTIGLLLSASFGINRGESFLQLTNFLPFFVLWGVWVTSPAMITSPFAVLERLARWLVLSAVPLCAIALIEYALKFEGLIPRIKASWLPMWLIEWLYEEPYFGHRARSLFDHPNVLSAYLVLVLGLGLGLVLKETVNRVSTTSNRVAANPSAVARYRLALGLSVLLCLGAIFCTGSRNGLLIALVLVMIALYMARRYKQVWISSVIGVGVLAGAINAFGIGGRSLSGDIFINDPRVRIWHLAIDMIYQRPWTGWGFSGLRELYTPGSIPNNDSIYHAHNIWLFLASESGVPVMIGFSVICGAIFYRALRTYFARKTGLPEGDRAILFSYLLAFFACLSFSLFDVVLFDARLNIAAWGLLAALYAMSAQGGNTSHRRNTP; encoded by the coding sequence ATGGCGCGTATTAGAACGTTGAGCAGTGGGTTGACGCGCAATCAGCTGTGGTTTGCTAGCATGGTGTGCCTTCCCTACGTAATGTATGGCGTCATGCTGGTAATAGCTTACTTGATAGTGACAGCGATGATGCAGCGAGGTCATCAGGTTTGGCAAAAATGCATCGGGACAGGGTTTGGCTGGCTGACAATAGGGCTTCTTTTGAGCGCAAGCTTTGGCATCAATCGGGGGGAGTCCTTCTTACAGCTCACAAATTTTCTCCCGTTCTTTGTGCTGTGGGGAGTATGGGTTACCTCTCCAGCGATGATCACTAGTCCCTTTGCTGTGCTAGAGCGGTTGGCTCGGTGGCTGGTTCTAAGCGCGGTGCCACTATGTGCGATCGCGCTGATAGAATACGCTTTGAAGTTTGAAGGGCTCATTCCACGGATAAAAGCATCTTGGCTACCGATGTGGCTGATAGAGTGGCTCTACGAAGAACCTTACTTTGGTCACCGGGCGCGCAGCTTGTTTGATCATCCTAATGTACTCAGCGCTTATCTCGTTTTAGTGCTGGGTCTAGGCTTAGGATTGGTGCTAAAGGAGACGGTCAATAGAGTATCAACTACTTCTAATAGAGTCGCAGCGAACCCCAGCGCAGTAGCTCGGTATCGACTGGCTTTAGGACTTTCTGTATTACTCTGTCTAGGCGCGATTTTCTGTACGGGCTCGCGCAATGGGCTATTGATCGCCTTGGTGCTAGTGATGATCGCACTTTACATGGCTCGTAGATACAAGCAAGTCTGGATCTCTAGTGTGATCGGTGTTGGGGTTCTAGCAGGTGCAATCAATGCATTTGGAATTGGTGGGCGATCGCTCTCAGGGGATATCTTCATAAACGATCCACGAGTTAGGATTTGGCATTTGGCTATCGACATGATCTACCAGCGCCCCTGGACAGGCTGGGGATTTTCTGGATTAAGGGAGCTTTATACGCCAGGTAGCATTCCTAATAATGACAGCATTTATCATGCTCACAACATTTGGCTCTTTTTGGCAAGTGAATCAGGTGTACCGGTAATGATTGGGTTTAGTGTGATCTGTGGCGCGATATTCTACCGGGCGCTTCGAACCTATTTCGCGAGAAAGACTGGACTGCCCGAGGGCGATCGCGCAATTTTGTTTAGCTATTTGCTGGCATTCTTCGCTTGTCTGTCGTTTTCCCTCTTTGATGTAGTACTGTTTGACGCCCGGCTCAATATTGCAGCTTGGGGACTATTAGCTGCGCTTTATGCGATGTCTGCTCAAGGTGGCAACACTTCGCACAGAAGAAATACCCCTTGA
- a CDS encoding glycosyltransferase has protein sequence MPVDIALSVNRTLQVPLLVVINSILTNTTHRTEEVPLRFNIVVPIGESAFFEEELKQAFSAKYDCERVEFRVKEFTPPSYLKQYLDNKFREKKQERRLSRYMQYARLFFKDVFPDIARMIYFDADIIVLGNVRSLFTQGNILTSQNYLAAVPQFFPAIFYFSNPLKVFSDLRKFKSTFNSGVLLTDLSFWTDQTYKLLKHYLELDEKNNYRLYHLGDETVFNLMFKDTYIPLTKQWNCCGYGQAHWVAKLLWKNPENMKAIHWSGGHHKPWQSKQVIYSDLWRSYIPTY, from the coding sequence ATGCCTGTTGATATTGCGCTTTCCGTTAACCGCACCCTGCAAGTGCCTCTGCTGGTAGTGATTAATTCTATCTTAACTAATACAACCCATAGGACAGAAGAGGTTCCGCTGCGGTTTAATATCGTGGTACCAATTGGCGAAAGCGCTTTCTTTGAAGAAGAGCTAAAGCAAGCTTTCTCGGCTAAATATGATTGCGAGCGGGTAGAGTTTCGAGTTAAAGAGTTCACACCGCCTTCTTATCTAAAACAGTATCTAGACAATAAATTCAGAGAAAAGAAACAGGAAAGACGACTTTCTCGTTACATGCAGTACGCAAGATTATTTTTTAAAGACGTGTTTCCAGATATAGCCCGGATGATTTATTTTGATGCGGATATTATTGTGCTAGGCAATGTGCGATCGCTTTTCACTCAAGGCAACATCCTCACCTCACAAAACTATCTCGCTGCTGTACCTCAATTTTTCCCAGCAATCTTCTACTTTAGTAATCCACTCAAAGTGTTCTCTGATCTTCGTAAGTTCAAAAGTACGTTTAATAGCGGAGTATTACTCACCGATCTCTCTTTTTGGACAGATCAAACTTACAAACTACTCAAGCACTACCTAGAACTAGATGAAAAGAATAACTATCGTCTATATCACTTAGGTGATGAAACTGTCTTCAATTTGATGTTTAAAGATACTTACATCCCATTGACGAAGCAATGGAACTGCTGTGGTTACGGTCAGGCTCACTGGGTAGCAAAGCTTTTGTGGAAGAACCCCGAAAATATGAAAGCTATCCACTGGAGTGGCGGACATCATAAGCCTTGGCAAAGCAAACAAGTAATCTATTCGGACTTGTGGCGCAGCTATATTCCTACCTATTGA
- a CDS encoding sensor histidine kinase, whose product MAESTQKLGRDLSTALRCKADEIIEAWVGEVQRSTVGSYEAGLTYEGIRSRIPQILEAIAERLPLAFDDDQNTAQSCCEKDCLLSNVQTDIPIRVELGFDIDEMLRELSILRTLVVTALSVDLSTASQSSTLLTLTNVDAVLNRIISRSTRRYAQYQLERVELTYTELLSSNQELIRLVQMQKDNAAHLAHELKNPIHAVVTLSSLLLRNKRRVSSELPASAREIKQIERIYDNGNRLSALVSNMLEVSRKESYELALKIESVCVNELVSKVVDSLTSEALKKGITLVKDCTQAPPQINIDRLRLQQILINLVSNAIRYTDKGSVKVRCYSIDEERWTLSVCDTGRGIHISQQKRIFSPYVRVGEASAHSAESSGLGLTIVSKLIELLQGEINLVSELGKGSTFSVTLPIDAQQLNTV is encoded by the coding sequence TTGGCTGAATCTACTCAAAAATTAGGGAGAGACCTAAGCACTGCTCTACGTTGTAAAGCTGATGAGATTATAGAAGCCTGGGTAGGCGAAGTTCAGCGAAGCACCGTTGGCAGCTACGAGGCTGGGTTGACATACGAAGGTATACGTAGTAGAATTCCGCAGATTCTTGAAGCGATCGCAGAACGTTTGCCCTTAGCTTTTGATGACGATCAGAACACTGCGCAGAGTTGCTGTGAGAAAGATTGTCTTCTATCAAATGTCCAGACAGATATTCCTATTCGCGTAGAGCTTGGATTTGATATAGACGAAATGCTCCGAGAGCTTAGCATACTACGTACACTAGTCGTAACAGCCCTTAGCGTTGACTTGAGTACAGCAAGCCAATCAAGTACGCTCCTCACTTTGACAAACGTAGATGCGGTACTTAATCGTATAATCTCTCGATCGACCAGACGATATGCTCAATATCAGCTTGAGCGGGTAGAGCTAACATACACTGAACTGCTCTCGAGTAATCAGGAGTTAATCCGATTGGTGCAGATGCAGAAAGACAATGCTGCTCACTTAGCCCATGAGCTGAAGAATCCAATTCACGCCGTAGTTACACTTTCTTCTTTGCTACTAAGAAATAAGCGGAGGGTATCATCCGAGTTACCTGCAAGTGCGAGAGAGATTAAGCAGATTGAGCGGATCTATGATAATGGGAATCGGCTCTCCGCGCTAGTAAGCAACATGCTTGAAGTTTCTCGAAAAGAATCTTACGAGTTGGCACTCAAAATAGAATCAGTTTGTGTGAATGAGCTAGTTAGTAAGGTGGTTGATTCCTTGACTTCCGAAGCTTTAAAGAAAGGAATAACGCTAGTGAAAGACTGCACTCAGGCACCCCCTCAAATCAATATTGACCGTTTGCGCCTACAGCAGATTCTGATAAATCTAGTCAGTAATGCGATTCGGTATACGGATAAAGGAAGCGTGAAAGTTCGCTGCTATAGTATTGATGAAGAGCGTTGGACGCTATCTGTGTGTGATACAGGCAGAGGTATCCACATCAGTCAGCAAAAGAGAATCTTTTCACCCTACGTGAGAGTAGGAGAGGCGTCAGCTCACTCAGCAGAGAGTAGTGGCTTAGGACTAACGATCGTGAGTAAATTAATAGAGCTTCTACAAGGTGAAATCAATCTAGTTTCTGAGCTTGGAAAAGGATCCACCTTTTCTGTAACGCTACCTATTGATGCTCAACAACTCAACACTGTATAA
- a CDS encoding Na-translocating system protein MpsC family protein — MQDPVPANNNTGQSLERQVLEKALGLPSASFASAEHSSSIEAQTRPIIDELLRTTSAAIMQLYEERLGKPPRLVSCNLISDRLVVWIEDSITPVEKFLFSEGNQEAQRLCSTVDRLMYQRLAALVERHLKVSVITMTADTCYENGCTGLIAKLSMLSST; from the coding sequence ATGCAAGATCCTGTTCCTGCTAACAACAACACGGGTCAGTCACTAGAAAGACAAGTTTTAGAGAAAGCGTTGGGTTTGCCATCAGCATCATTTGCTAGCGCTGAACACTCCTCGTCTATCGAAGCACAGACCCGCCCTATCATTGATGAGCTATTAAGAACAACATCGGCAGCTATAATGCAACTCTATGAAGAGCGTTTAGGCAAGCCACCTCGGCTGGTGAGCTGTAACTTAATCTCTGATCGTTTAGTCGTATGGATAGAAGACAGCATCACCCCAGTGGAGAAGTTTCTTTTTTCGGAGGGGAATCAGGAAGCGCAACGGCTATGCTCTACAGTAGATAGGCTAATGTATCAACGCTTAGCTGCGCTGGTTGAGCGGCATTTGAAAGTAAGCGTTATTACTATGACTGCTGATACCTGTTACGAAAACGGCTGTACAGGTCTTATCGCCAAGCTATCAATGCTCTCTTCTACATAG
- a CDS encoding DEAD/DEAH box helicase, protein MSANETSFQTLSLIPPVLKALEDAGYETPTPIQALTIPPILDGRDIIGQAQTGTGKTAAFALPILSQIDISNSDPQALVLAPTRELALQVAEAFQSYASHLKGFHVLPIYGGQSYHVQLKQLRRAAHVIVGTPGRVIDHIKRGTLKLDNLKFLVLDEADEMLRMGFIEDVEWVISQTPQSRQVALFSATMPAAIRKIAQKYLNSPQELAVKNQSKTADTIRQRFWPVSGYHKLDALTRILEVEDFDGMIVFVRTKVATVELSEKLEARGYNTAPLSGDVPQNQRERTVERLRQGKLDILVATDVAARGLDVERISHVINYDMPYDPEAYVHRIGRTGRAGREGEAILFVTPREKRLLSSIERSTRQRIERMEMPSTEVVNDQRIERFKQKITNALAQEDSAFFTQILEQYEQEHDVPAIEIAGALAKLLQGDEPLLLEEKTKPKRRDGGSGAATHSVGMERFRVEVGKNHRVKPGHIVGAIANETGLANKYIGRISVYDDYSTVDLPVGIPKETFELLRGVKVLDHPMNITSLGKTRDEGNWREGKPKRRRNTRSGPPFKKKRRKDKATV, encoded by the coding sequence ATGTCCGCAAACGAAACCTCGTTCCAAACCCTTTCACTGATTCCTCCTGTCCTCAAAGCTCTAGAAGATGCTGGCTATGAGACACCAACGCCTATCCAGGCACTCACCATCCCGCCCATTTTAGATGGTAGGGATATTATTGGTCAGGCACAGACGGGCACTGGAAAAACGGCCGCATTTGCTCTGCCAATTCTTTCACAAATCGATATCTCGAACAGCGATCCCCAGGCGTTGGTACTAGCGCCTACCCGGGAACTTGCCCTGCAAGTAGCCGAAGCCTTTCAGAGCTATGCCTCGCACTTGAAAGGCTTTCATGTATTGCCTATCTATGGAGGTCAAAGTTACCATGTTCAGCTCAAGCAGCTTCGAAGAGCCGCACATGTGATTGTCGGAACCCCTGGGCGAGTCATTGATCATATCAAGCGCGGCACGCTAAAGCTAGATAATCTAAAATTTCTTGTGCTAGATGAAGCCGATGAGATGTTACGAATGGGCTTTATTGAAGATGTCGAATGGGTTATCTCCCAGACTCCCCAGTCTCGTCAGGTGGCACTCTTTTCAGCCACCATGCCTGCTGCCATTCGCAAGATCGCTCAAAAATATCTCAATTCACCTCAAGAGTTAGCGGTCAAAAATCAGTCTAAAACAGCGGATACGATCCGTCAGCGCTTCTGGCCTGTTAGCGGTTATCACAAGCTAGACGCACTGACCCGAATTTTAGAAGTCGAAGACTTTGATGGCATGATTGTCTTCGTGCGTACCAAAGTAGCCACCGTAGAGCTTTCTGAAAAGTTAGAAGCTAGAGGCTATAACACGGCGCCGCTAAGCGGAGATGTTCCCCAAAATCAACGCGAACGTACAGTAGAGCGCCTGAGGCAAGGCAAGCTTGATATTTTAGTCGCAACCGATGTAGCCGCTAGAGGGCTGGACGTAGAGCGCATCAGTCATGTGATCAATTACGATATGCCCTACGATCCTGAAGCCTATGTTCACCGGATTGGCCGCACGGGCCGAGCTGGCCGCGAAGGTGAAGCAATTCTATTTGTCACGCCCCGTGAAAAGCGCTTGCTTAGCTCTATTGAGCGCTCAACCAGGCAAAGAATTGAGCGAATGGAGATGCCTTCAACAGAAGTTGTTAACGACCAGCGTATAGAGCGATTCAAACAGAAGATTACTAACGCGCTAGCACAAGAAGACTCGGCCTTCTTTACTCAAATTTTGGAACAGTATGAGCAGGAACATGATGTGCCCGCTATTGAGATTGCGGGTGCTTTGGCGAAGCTATTGCAAGGTGATGAACCGCTGCTGCTAGAGGAAAAGACTAAACCAAAGCGCCGCGATGGTGGTTCTGGGGCAGCTACCCACAGCGTGGGTATGGAGCGCTTTCGCGTGGAAGTTGGCAAAAATCATCGGGTGAAGCCAGGACATATTGTGGGTGCGATCGCTAACGAAACCGGCCTCGCTAATAAATATATTGGTCGCATCAGCGTGTATGACGACTACAGCACGGTTGATCTCCCTGTGGGTATTCCAAAAGAGACCTTTGAGTTACTTAGGGGCGTGAAAGTTCTGGACCACCCGATGAATATCACTAGCTTGGGCAAGACCCGCGACGAGGGCAACTGGCGCGAGGGTAAGCCCAAACGTCGTCGAAATACTAGAAGCGGCCCTCCTTTCAAAAAGAAGCGCCGCAAAGATAAAGCTACTGTCTAA
- a CDS encoding fatty acid desaturase: MTATTERFATARPVTPETSLQLKDIIRSLPRAYFEKDSTKAWQHVLISVSAVILGYCAIIFLPAFLLPFSWFFTGTALTGFFVIGHDAGHRSFAKKRWVNDLVGHLAFLPLIYPFHCWRLLHDHHHLHTNKMEEDNAWTPLLIEDYRSYSPVMQFLQRSIRSYFWWVGSIGHWAMYHFDLRNFKERDRAKAAFSIAVVAIFAAVAFPTLIVTTGIWGFVKFWLLPWMVYHFWMSTFTIVHHTIPEIQFLPETKWNAGAAQLAGTVHCTYPRWVEFLCHDINVHVPHHVSTGIPSYNLRAAHANLKENWGEHIVERKFSWKLMMSIVSQCHLYHPDKAYQSFRDAGF; the protein is encoded by the coding sequence TTGACCGCCACGACAGAAAGGTTTGCGACTGCGCGTCCCGTGACTCCAGAAACATCCCTACAGCTCAAAGACATTATCCGTAGCCTCCCTCGGGCTTATTTTGAGAAAGATTCGACTAAAGCCTGGCAGCACGTTCTTATCAGCGTATCGGCCGTTATCTTAGGCTACTGCGCCATTATCTTTCTCCCAGCCTTTTTGCTTCCGTTTAGCTGGTTTTTCACAGGCACTGCGCTCACTGGTTTTTTTGTAATTGGTCACGATGCTGGTCACCGCTCTTTTGCTAAAAAACGTTGGGTTAATGATTTAGTAGGTCATCTCGCCTTTTTGCCGCTGATCTACCCATTTCACTGTTGGCGTTTGCTGCACGATCATCACCACTTGCATACCAACAAGATGGAGGAAGATAATGCCTGGACACCACTACTCATCGAAGACTATCGTAGCTACTCTCCAGTGATGCAGTTTCTTCAGCGCAGCATCCGCAGCTACTTTTGGTGGGTGGGTTCGATTGGTCACTGGGCAATGTATCACTTTGATCTAAGAAACTTTAAAGAACGCGATCGCGCTAAAGCCGCCTTCTCTATTGCTGTCGTTGCCATCTTCGCCGCAGTTGCCTTTCCTACTTTGATCGTAACGACTGGTATCTGGGGTTTCGTGAAGTTCTGGCTATTGCCTTGGATGGTCTATCACTTTTGGATGAGTACGTTCACCATTGTTCATCACACCATCCCCGAAATTCAGTTCCTCCCAGAGACCAAGTGGAATGCAGGCGCAGCTCAACTAGCGGGTACAGTTCACTGCACCTACCCCCGTTGGGTTGAATTTCTCTGCCACGATATCAATGTCCATGTGCCCCACCACGTTTCGACAGGCATTCCCTCATACAACCTACGTGCGGCCCACGCCAACCTTAAGGAAAACTGGGGCGAGCATATTGTCGAACGCAAGTTTTCTTGGAAGCTAATGATGTCTATCGTTAGTCAGTGTCATCTGTATCACCCAGACAAGGCATATCAGTCTTTTCGTGACGCAGGGTTTTAG
- a CDS encoding ABC-F family ATP-binding cassette domain-containing protein: MSLITFQSVSKDFGIKEVLRDGSFSIEPDDKVGVIGVNGSGKSTLLKMMGGIEPIDSGQRLTKSGARLVYLPQQPDIDEELTVLDQVFADCGEQMQLVREYETLSHKMSHATGKELDQLMNRLAIVGEKMETSGAWELETNAKIILSKLGIEDFDARVGDLSGGYRKRVALATALMSDPDLLLMDEPTNHLDAESVEWLQDYLGQFRGALVLITHDRYFLDNVTNRIIEIDRADLYTYAGNYAYYLEKKADQEASAASSQQKFKGMLRRELAWLRQGPKARSTKQNARIQRIDEMKEKTFKETQGKVEIDTAGRRIGKKVIELEGVSKSFGDRTLIQDFTYEFTASDRIGIIGGNGAGKSTLMNIITGKLEPDSGSVDIGQTIHIGYFNQHSEELLEALNQEQRVMDYLKEEGSFVTTADGSQISVSQMLERFLFTSNQQYTPINKLSGGEKRRLFLLRVLLSAPNVLILDEPTNDLDVQTLTVLEDYLESFTGCVITVSHDRYFLDRTVRNIFALEPGGNIRRYPGSYSVYLETKKKEDSAQKVEQKSAQTSKRSAEKKTIKSADNSSSKKVSNKEKREYASLETKIPKLEAKKADLEKLLYPTPPSDYAELQKLSEEIAEISEEIDTATERWMELAELIV; the protein is encoded by the coding sequence ATGAGTCTGATCACTTTTCAATCTGTTAGCAAAGACTTCGGCATCAAAGAAGTGCTGCGCGACGGATCTTTTAGCATTGAGCCTGATGACAAAGTGGGCGTTATCGGCGTCAACGGCTCTGGTAAATCAACGCTGCTAAAAATGATGGGCGGTATTGAGCCAATCGACAGCGGTCAACGGCTAACAAAATCTGGAGCACGGCTTGTATATCTGCCGCAGCAGCCAGATATCGATGAAGAGCTTACGGTTCTAGATCAGGTGTTTGCTGACTGTGGTGAACAGATGCAGTTGGTGAGAGAGTACGAGACACTGTCGCACAAAATGTCTCATGCGACCGGAAAAGAGCTAGATCAACTCATGAATCGGCTAGCGATCGTTGGTGAAAAGATGGAGACTTCTGGTGCATGGGAGCTAGAAACCAACGCCAAAATTATCCTAAGCAAGCTGGGCATTGAAGACTTTGATGCAAGAGTGGGTGATCTTTCCGGCGGCTATCGCAAGCGGGTGGCCCTAGCAACCGCGCTGATGAGCGATCCTGATTTGCTGCTAATGGACGAGCCAACCAACCACTTAGATGCTGAATCGGTGGAGTGGCTGCAAGACTACCTTGGTCAGTTTCGAGGGGCGTTGGTGCTAATCACGCACGATCGCTATTTTCTAGATAACGTCACTAATCGCATCATCGAAATTGATCGAGCTGATTTGTATACGTATGCAGGCAACTATGCCTACTACTTAGAGAAAAAAGCTGACCAAGAGGCCTCAGCCGCTAGCTCTCAGCAAAAGTTTAAGGGGATGCTGCGTAGAGAACTGGCTTGGCTACGGCAAGGCCCTAAAGCGCGTAGTACCAAGCAGAACGCACGGATTCAGCGAATTGATGAAATGAAGGAGAAGACCTTTAAAGAGACGCAAGGAAAGGTTGAGATTGATACGGCCGGGCGGCGCATCGGGAAGAAAGTCATTGAGCTAGAAGGGGTCAGTAAGTCATTTGGCGATCGCACACTCATCCAAGACTTTACCTATGAATTTACCGCAAGCGATCGCATTGGCATCATCGGCGGTAACGGCGCTGGCAAATCTACCCTAATGAACATCATCACTGGCAAGCTTGAACCTGACAGTGGTAGCGTCGATATTGGCCAGACCATTCATATCGGTTACTTCAATCAGCATTCCGAAGAGCTGCTCGAAGCGCTGAATCAAGAACAGCGCGTCATGGACTATCTCAAAGAAGAAGGCTCTTTCGTTACCACCGCCGACGGCAGCCAGATCAGTGTTTCTCAGATGCTAGAGCGCTTTCTGTTCACTAGCAACCAGCAGTACACCCCTATCAACAAACTTTCTGGAGGAGAAAAACGCCGTCTATTCCTATTGCGCGTACTACTTAGCGCTCCCAACGTTTTAATCCTAGACGAGCCTACTAATGACCTAGACGTACAAACGCTTACCGTCTTAGAAGACTATCTAGAAAGCTTCACAGGCTGCGTTATCACCGTCTCACATGATCGCTATTTTCTAGATCGCACTGTGCGAAATATCTTCGCATTAGAGCCTGGTGGCAATATCCGACGCTATCCAGGTAGCTACAGCGTTTATCTAGAAACAAAGAAAAAAGAAGATTCTGCTCAAAAAGTAGAACAAAAGTCAGCTCAAACTTCAAAGCGATCGGCAGAAAAGAAAACTATTAAGTCTGCTGATAACTCTTCAAGCAAAAAAGTCTCAAACAAAGAGAAAAGAGAATATGCTTCACTAGAAACAAAAATTCCTAAATTAGAAGCAAAGAAAGCAGACTTGGAAAAGCTACTGTATCCAACCCCACCTAGTGATTACGCGGAACTACAAAAGCTTTCTGAAGAGATTGCTGAGATTTCTGAAGAGATCGACACTGCTACAGAAAGATGGATGGAACTTGCTGAGCTAATTGTTTAA
- a CDS encoding BamA/TamA family outer membrane protein, protein MFYEPLSIKQRLVVVWVASVKVYLLSSAFPSWKLKKVSRIVLSAVVGPAFVFNLGIGGKNQALFEGGAIASQPIDALQASISKTGDPHLSASQIGTSQLPQSTIADIQVRVIDELGAVHSIDAPYEFVQAFNLQPGDPYDPQAIKVSLAKVEDLAEQITLTTEPTADPHQVALVVTVREPNSFFWGFGRFSRPRILAPSALIGPFRPDVTDTVSNRAVGFSVGAYAGLDNIGNSGQVLAAGVVGGVNAFGVEVDYGYRLDDSSGIVVNFANQRGVETEFDEGEIDIDTPSGDDPWVHRIGGGAAYFRRFNPALSASAGLAYQRVTVRDGAFSGDTFAFDEVGNPLTVSDSGADDLLTIKLVGALDYRDDPIDPASGSRLLVGIDQSIPVGNAGIFFNRISGSYTHFIPLNLFGFAQGNRTLVLNAQGGTIIGDAPPYETFSLGGPNSIRGYSRGEVSSGRSFVQATAEYRFPIANFSTFNRAINLGGTLFTDFGSDLGSGDTVIGVPAEARDKPGSGFGGGIGLRAVTDFATGRAELGVNDQGDINVLFSVGDRF, encoded by the coding sequence ATGTTCTATGAGCCGCTGTCTATTAAACAGCGGCTTGTCGTTGTTTGGGTTGCCTCTGTGAAAGTTTACTTGCTATCGTCTGCTTTCCCTTCTTGGAAGTTGAAAAAAGTAAGCCGGATTGTGCTAAGTGCTGTAGTGGGTCCTGCCTTCGTATTCAACCTAGGAATTGGTGGTAAGAATCAAGCACTATTTGAGGGGGGTGCGATCGCATCCCAACCCATAGATGCCCTTCAAGCTTCTATCTCTAAGACCGGTGATCCCCATCTGAGCGCTTCCCAAATAGGCACTTCACAACTACCCCAAAGCACTATTGCTGATATCCAGGTTCGCGTCATTGATGAATTAGGTGCAGTTCATTCCATAGATGCTCCGTATGAGTTTGTTCAGGCATTCAACCTACAGCCTGGGGATCCTTACGATCCTCAGGCGATAAAAGTTAGTCTTGCAAAAGTTGAAGACTTAGCTGAACAGATTACTCTAACGACCGAACCGACCGCAGACCCGCATCAAGTTGCATTAGTGGTGACTGTTCGAGAGCCGAACAGTTTCTTTTGGGGCTTTGGTAGATTTTCAAGACCTAGGATTCTTGCACCTAGTGCCCTTATAGGCCCATTTCGACCTGATGTTACCGACACTGTTTCCAATCGCGCGGTTGGATTTTCTGTTGGTGCCTATGCAGGACTTGATAACATCGGTAATAGTGGTCAAGTTTTAGCCGCTGGTGTCGTAGGTGGTGTCAATGCCTTTGGTGTTGAAGTTGACTACGGCTACCGACTAGATGATAGTTCAGGAATCGTGGTTAACTTCGCTAACCAGCGCGGCGTAGAAACTGAATTTGACGAAGGTGAAATCGATATTGATACTCCTAGTGGCGACGATCCTTGGGTCCATCGCATTGGCGGGGGTGCGGCGTATTTTCGCAGGTTTAACCCAGCACTATCAGCCTCAGCGGGTCTTGCCTATCAGCGTGTTACCGTCAGAGATGGTGCTTTCTCGGGTGATACCTTTGCCTTCGATGAAGTCGGTAACCCGCTCACTGTCAGCGATAGCGGCGCAGATGATTTGTTAACTATCAAACTCGTAGGCGCACTGGACTATCGAGACGATCCTATTGATCCTGCTAGTGGATCAAGGCTGTTAGTTGGTATAGACCAATCTATTCCTGTGGGCAATGCTGGTATTTTCTTCAATCGAATCAGTGGTAGCTATACCCACTTTATACCGCTAAATCTATTTGGGTTTGCTCAAGGCAATCGCACCCTTGTTCTCAATGCCCAAGGAGGTACTATCATCGGTGATGCTCCGCCTTACGAAACGTTTAGTCTTGGTGGACCCAATTCTATTCGCGGCTACAGCAGAGGCGAAGTCAGCAGCGGGCGCAGCTTCGTTCAAGCGACGGCCGAATATCGCTTTCCCATTGCTAACTTTAGTACTTTCAATAGGGCCATTAATCTAGGTGGCACACTGTTCACAGACTTTGGCAGCGATTTAGGATCAGGTGATACTGTTATTGGTGTTCCTGCTGAGGCAAGAGATAAACCCGGCAGTGGTTTTGGTGGAGGTATAGGTCTGCGAGCCGTCACTGATTTTGCCACGGGCAGAGCAGAACTAGGTGTTAATGATCAAGGTGATATTAATGTGTTGTTCAGTGTGGGCGATCGCTTCTAG